Proteins co-encoded in one Aphelocoma coerulescens isolate FSJ_1873_10779 chromosome 21, UR_Acoe_1.0, whole genome shotgun sequence genomic window:
- the ANGPTL7 gene encoding angiopoietin-related protein 7 isoform X1 yields the protein MPARPTVQLAWLCIVTVSVAIYPALLQKPPKRRMINGNAQLKMPGCCEEIKELKLQVANLSRMLQELSKKQEGDWANVVMQVMELEGSTKQMESRLIDAESKYSEMNNQIDIMQLQAAQTVTQTSVVDAVYDCSSLYQRNYRISGVYKLPPDEFLGIPELEVFCDMETDGGGWTIIQRRKVGLTSFNRDWKQYREGFGNIRGDFWLGNENIYRLSRRPTVLRVELEDWEGNTRYAQYQQFTLSNEINSYRLFVGNYTGNTGRDSLRYHNNTAFSTKDKDNDKCVDDCAQFRKGGYWYNCCTDSNLNGVYYRKGEHTKNMDGITWYGWHGSTYSLKRAEMKIRPEDFKP from the exons ATGCCAGCAAGACCCACAGTTCAGCTGGCATGGCTCTGCATTGTCACCGTGTCTGTGGCAATctacccagcactgctgcagaagcCTCCCAAGAGGAGAATGATCAATGGGAATGCACAATTGAAGATGCCAGGCTGCTGTGAGGAGATCaaggagctcaagctgcaggtaGCCAACCTCAGCAGaatgctgcaggagctgagcaaGAAGCAGGAAGGGGACTGGGCGAATGTGGTGATGCAGGTGATGGAGCTGGAAGGGAGCACCAAGCAGATGGAGTCCCGCCTCATCGACGCTGAGAGCAAATACTCCGAAATGAACAACCAGATAGACATCATGCAACTCCAGGCAGCTCAGACGGTCACACAAACATCAGTTG TAGATGCTGTTTATGACTGCTCATCACTTTACCAGAGGAACTACCGAATTTCTGGTGTTTACAAGCTACCTCCTGatgaatttttgggaattccagaGCTGGAG GTGTTCTGTGATATGGAGACAGATGGAGGTGGCTGGACTATCATCCAAAGACGTAAAGTTGGTTTGACATCGTTCAATAGGGACTGGAAACAATACAGGGAAGGATTTGGCAATATTAGGGGAGATTTTTGGCTGGGAAATGAAAATATCTACCGACTTTCAAGACGCCCCACTGTTCTGAGAGTAGAGTTGGAG GACTGGGAAGGCAACACACGCTATGCCCAATACCAGCAATTCACCCTTAGCAATGAAATAAATAGCTACCGGCTGTTTGTGGGGAATTACACCGGGAACACAGGACGGGATTCCCTGCGGTACCACAACAACACGGCCTTCAGCACGAAGGACAAGGACAATGACAAGTGTGTGGATGACTGTGCCCAGTTCCGTAAAG GTGGATATTGGTACAACTGCTGCACAGATTCCAATCTCAACGGGGTTTACTACCGCAAAGGAGAACACACCAAGAACATGGATGGCATCACCTGGTATGGATGGCATGGATCAACCTATTCACTCAAGAGAGCGGAGATGAAGATCCGGCCAGAGGATTTCAAACCATAG
- the ANGPTL7 gene encoding angiopoietin-related protein 7 isoform X2 gives MPARPTVQLAWLCIVTVSVAIYPALLQKPPKRRMINGNAQLKMPGCCEEIKELKLQVANLSRMLQELSKKQEGDWANVVMQVMELEGSTKQMESRLIDAESKYSEMNNQIDIMQLQAAQTVTQTSVDAVYDCSSLYQRNYRISGVYKLPPDEFLGIPELEVFCDMETDGGGWTIIQRRKVGLTSFNRDWKQYREGFGNIRGDFWLGNENIYRLSRRPTVLRVELEDWEGNTRYAQYQQFTLSNEINSYRLFVGNYTGNTGRDSLRYHNNTAFSTKDKDNDKCVDDCAQFRKGGYWYNCCTDSNLNGVYYRKGEHTKNMDGITWYGWHGSTYSLKRAEMKIRPEDFKP, from the exons ATGCCAGCAAGACCCACAGTTCAGCTGGCATGGCTCTGCATTGTCACCGTGTCTGTGGCAATctacccagcactgctgcagaagcCTCCCAAGAGGAGAATGATCAATGGGAATGCACAATTGAAGATGCCAGGCTGCTGTGAGGAGATCaaggagctcaagctgcaggtaGCCAACCTCAGCAGaatgctgcaggagctgagcaaGAAGCAGGAAGGGGACTGGGCGAATGTGGTGATGCAGGTGATGGAGCTGGAAGGGAGCACCAAGCAGATGGAGTCCCGCCTCATCGACGCTGAGAGCAAATACTCCGAAATGAACAACCAGATAGACATCATGCAACTCCAGGCAGCTCAGACGGTCACACAAACATCAGTTG ATGCTGTTTATGACTGCTCATCACTTTACCAGAGGAACTACCGAATTTCTGGTGTTTACAAGCTACCTCCTGatgaatttttgggaattccagaGCTGGAG GTGTTCTGTGATATGGAGACAGATGGAGGTGGCTGGACTATCATCCAAAGACGTAAAGTTGGTTTGACATCGTTCAATAGGGACTGGAAACAATACAGGGAAGGATTTGGCAATATTAGGGGAGATTTTTGGCTGGGAAATGAAAATATCTACCGACTTTCAAGACGCCCCACTGTTCTGAGAGTAGAGTTGGAG GACTGGGAAGGCAACACACGCTATGCCCAATACCAGCAATTCACCCTTAGCAATGAAATAAATAGCTACCGGCTGTTTGTGGGGAATTACACCGGGAACACAGGACGGGATTCCCTGCGGTACCACAACAACACGGCCTTCAGCACGAAGGACAAGGACAATGACAAGTGTGTGGATGACTGTGCCCAGTTCCGTAAAG GTGGATATTGGTACAACTGCTGCACAGATTCCAATCTCAACGGGGTTTACTACCGCAAAGGAGAACACACCAAGAACATGGATGGCATCACCTGGTATGGATGGCATGGATCAACCTATTCACTCAAGAGAGCGGAGATGAAGATCCGGCCAGAGGATTTCAAACCATAG